In Candidatus Neomarinimicrobiota bacterium, one DNA window encodes the following:
- the hemC gene encoding hydroxymethylbilane synthase, producing the protein MVNKIVIGSRGSKLALWQAEWVKNELTNANKGIDFEIKIIKTKGDLVLDKPLPMIGGKGVFTKEIEEALLNEEIDIAVHSCKDLPTGMTEGLSIGAIPFREKPSDVLITKDGKGLDSISKDSVIASGSLRRSAQLLYYRKDLKIVDIRGNVPTRLRKFKESNWDALILAYAGLKRLDLLNENCVILDHKVMLPAVAQGALALQIRADDKKIIQIISILNDKDSSDAVAAERSLLRRLQGGCQVPIGAISKIEKNELNIEAQITDLSGDRAVRNKLSGDRSDAEKLGNELAERLLQNGGQEIMNEFKKSEYSSFTSETEKQLNE; encoded by the coding sequence ATGGTAAATAAAATAGTTATAGGTTCAAGGGGCAGTAAATTAGCGTTATGGCAGGCTGAGTGGGTGAAAAATGAACTCACCAATGCCAACAAAGGTATTGACTTCGAAATTAAAATTATCAAAACAAAAGGCGATCTGGTTCTTGACAAACCTCTTCCAATGATCGGAGGCAAGGGGGTATTTACAAAGGAGATTGAAGAGGCACTGCTGAATGAAGAAATTGACATTGCCGTTCACTCTTGTAAAGACCTGCCTACAGGAATGACGGAGGGTTTGTCAATAGGCGCTATTCCATTTCGTGAGAAACCGTCGGACGTATTGATTACTAAAGATGGCAAAGGTTTAGATTCCATAAGTAAGGATTCTGTTATTGCTTCAGGCAGCCTGCGGCGCAGCGCTCAATTATTGTACTATCGTAAAGATCTGAAAATAGTTGATATCAGGGGTAATGTTCCCACAAGGCTGCGGAAATTCAAAGAGTCTAATTGGGATGCATTAATTTTAGCTTATGCCGGGCTAAAACGATTAGATCTCCTAAACGAGAATTGTGTTATTCTTGATCATAAAGTCATGCTTCCGGCTGTCGCGCAGGGAGCTCTTGCGTTACAAATAAGAGCGGATGATAAAAAAATAATTCAAATAATATCTATCCTGAACGATAAAGATTCTTCAGATGCGGTGGCCGCAGAGCGGAGCCTTCTTCGGAGACTTCAGGGAGGATGTCAGGTTCCAATCGGCGCTATCAGCAAAATTGAAAAAAACGAATTGAATATCGAAGCCCAAATAACCGATCTAAGCGGAGATAGGGCTGTAAGAAACAAACTGTCAGGAGATCGCAGCGATGCCGAAAAGTTGGGTAATGAACTTGCTGAAAGATTACTTCAAAATGGAGGTCAAGAAATAATGAACGAATTTAAAAAGTCGGAATATTCCAGCTTTACCTCCGAAACAGAGAAGCAGCTAAATGAGTAA